A DNA window from Engystomops pustulosus chromosome 6, aEngPut4.maternal, whole genome shotgun sequence contains the following coding sequences:
- the LOC140135229 gene encoding F-box only protein 6-like yields MTKLSRYHMGSMNNIPEGVLLEILCAVPACDLIHRCRLVCTLWRDTIDSPALWKTKCHRDRFVSVRCKRSPPDWRMFYYLHLKKRNLLKNPNAAEKFKFWHKKENGGHHWKVETLPGEHGRPFSDEKVKKYFVTSFGMCLKSQTIDLKKEGYSPEFMDKVQPDIVIKDWYAARHDCGCEYRIIVQLLSQDHTVMAEFHPEPVYIEQWSNAEWSQIEYTFRNYGPGVRYIYFEHGGKDTQYWAGWYGIRVTSSSVMIDPGDLSTDIS; encoded by the exons ATGACAAAG TTGTCCAGGTATCATATGGGCAGCATGAACAACATTCCAGAAGGAGTCCTGCTGGAAATCTTGTGTGCCGTTCCTGCTTGTGATCTGATCCACCGCTGTCGACTGGTTTGTACACTATGGAGAGATACTATTGACTCCCCCGCTTTGTGGAAGACAAAATGTCATCGGGACAGATTTGTATCAGTGCGCTGCAAGCGGAGCCCCCCGGACTGGAGGATGTTCTATTATCTACATTTAAAGAAGAGAAATTTACTCAAGAACCCAAATGCTGCAG AAAAATTTAAGTTCTGgcataaaaaagaaaatggagGACACCATTGGAAGGTAGAAACCCTACCTGGAGAACACGGCCGGCCTTTCTCAGATGAAAAAGTGAAGAAGTATTTTGTCACTTCTTTTGG AATGTGTTTAAAATCCCAAACAATCGACTTGAAGAAGGAAGGATACTCTCCTGAGTTCATGGATAAAGTTCAACCTGATATAGTCATCAAGGACTG GTATGCAGCGAGACACGACTGTGGGTGCGAGTACCGGATTATTGTACAACTGCTGTCACAAGACCACACTGTGATGGCCGAGTTTCATCCGGAGCCCGTTTATATAGAGCAGTGGAGCAATGCAGAGTGGTCCCAG ATTGAATACACATTCAGAAATTATGGTCCTGGGGTTCGCTATATATATTTTGAACATGGTGGAAAAGACACCCAGTATTGGGCTGGCTGGTATGGTATAAGGGTGACAAGCAGCAGTGTGATGATTGATCCGGGGGACCTCAGTACAGATATTTCTTAG